A stretch of the Hydra vulgaris chromosome 09, alternate assembly HydraT2T_AEP genome encodes the following:
- the LOC100199620 gene encoding actin-related protein 2 isoform X2 — MDDQGRKILVCDNGTGFVKCGYAGTNFPSFIFPSMVGRPMLRSSAKVGDIEIKDLMVGDEASQLRSMLECSYPMDNGMVRNWDDMLHVWDYTFGETKLNVNPRECKVLLTEPPLNPSKNREKMVEIMFEKYGFDGVYIAIQAVLTLYAQGLLTGVVIDSGDGVTHICPVYEGFALPHLTRRLDIAGRDITKYLIKLLLLRGYAFNHTADFETVRMMKEKLCYVGYDIMQEQKLALETTFLVEQYTLPDGRVVRMSGERFEAPEALFQPHLINVEGVGVAELLFNTIQAADIDTRPEFYKHIVLSGGSTMYPGLPSRLEREIKQLYLERVLKGDAGRLSKFKIRIEDPPRRKHMVYLGGAVLADIMKNKEEFWMTRKEYEEKGLKVLSKLGVAPK, encoded by the exons ATGGATGACCAGGGAAGGAAGATATTAGTATGCGACAATGGCACTGGg tttgtgaAATGTGGATATGCAGGTACAAATTTTCCTTCATTTATATTCCCTTCAATGGTAGGGAGGCCTATGCTGCGTTCTTCAGCTAAAGTTGGTGACATTGaaattaaa gATCTTATGGTTGGAGATGAAGCTAGTCAATTACGCTCTATGTTAGAATGCAGTTATCCAATGGATAATGGAATGGTTAGAAACTGGGATGATATGTTACATGTTTGGGATTATACTTTTGGAGAAACTAAACTGAATGTTAATCCTCGTGAatgcaaa GTATTGTTAACTGAACCTCCACTTAATCCAAGTAAAAATAGGGAAAAGATGGTAGAA attatgtttGAAAAGTATGGATTTGACGGTGTTTATATAGCTATTCAAGCAGTTTTAACTTTATATGCTCAAG gACTTCTTACTGGTGTTGTTATTGACTCTGGTGATGGGGTCACACACATATGTCCTGTATATGAAGGCTTTGCTCTACCTCACTTGACTCGTAGATTAGATATTGCAGGCCGTGACATTACTAAATATCTTATtaag TTATTATTGCTCAGGGGGTATGCTTTTAATCACACTGCTGATTTTGAAACAGTGCGCATGATGAAGGAAAAGCTTTGTTATGTTGG ctATGATATTATGCAGGAACAAAAGTTGGCGTTGGAAACTACATTTTTAGTAGAACAATATACG TTGCCCGATGGTCGAGTAGTTCGCATGAGTGGAGAACGATTTGAGGCACCAGAAGCTCTATTTCAACCACATCTTATCAATGTGGAGGGTGTTGGAGTAGCAGAACTCTTGTTTAACACCATTCAAGCGGCTGATATAGATACAAGACCTGAATTCTATAAGCACATTGTGTTGTCAGGAGGTTCAACTATGTATCCTGGATTACCAAGTAGGCTTGAACGAGAAATCAAACAATTATACTTAGAGAGAGTGTTGAAAGGGGACGCTGGAAGATTATCg aaatttaaaatccGTATCGAAGACCCGCCTCGCAGAAAGCACATGGTATATTTAGGTGGCGCCGTTTTGGCtgatataatgaaaaataaagaagagtttTGGATGACTCGAAAAGAATACGAAGAGAAAGGATTGAAGGTTCTCTCCAAGTTAGGTGTTGCcccgaaataa
- the LOC136084505 gene encoding uncharacterized protein LOC136084505 — protein MAKSDENVSIVMMREMLNLRKETILSFFREAVSSMNQKCYDFQTSFQDVRRELDNIKSGLNFVGGVCEDKVKAVGEKINKICEDLTNVRKMQGKISSDNTELKLKSVDNEDRHRQNNLRIDGVVETNEEKDWDITKEKIKKLFNVQLGIEKDIKIERAHRVGLGKVEQARTIVLKLRDYENKKVILENAMKLKAISL, from the coding sequence atgGCTAAATCGGACGAAAATGTTTCCATTGTTATGATGAGGGAAATGCTGAATCTACGAAAAGAAAcgattttatctttttttcgtGAAGCTGTTTCAAGCATGAATCAAAAGTGTTATgattttcaaacaagttttcaAGATGTTCGACGCGAACTAGACAATATAAAATCAGGATTGAATTTTGTTGGTGGCGTATGCGAAGACAAAGTTAAAGCAGTaggagaaaaaataaataagatatgCGAAGATTTAACAAATGTCAGAAAAATGCAGGGAAAAATATCTTCGGACAATACCGAACTAAAACTAAAGAGCGTAGATAATGAAGATAGACACAGGCAAAATAACTTACGAATCGATGGGGTAGTTGAAACAAACGAAGAAAAAGATTGGgatataacaaaagaaaaaataaagaaactttttaacgTACAACTTGGAATAGAGAAAGATATTAAGATTGAACGAGCCCATCGAGTGGGACTAGGTAAAGTAGAACAGGCTCGAACAATTGTTCTAAAGCTTCGtgattatgaaaataaaaaggtaaTCTTAGAAAATGCAATGAAATTAAAAgcaatatctttataa
- the LOC100207977 gene encoding glutathione-specific gamma-glutamylcyclotransferase 1 has protein sequence MAVIEDILKVQGCINIFGYGSLIWNPDVDYDCSYLGYISGYERRFWQGSTYHRGTLEQPGRVLTMTKVNEGRCWGRVFVIKGADKVRKALDSLQTREQQLGHYDIRIVPVHILETNDILYSVVYYATPENPLFLGESSLDEIAENIVQSCGVFGHNIEYLFRLTDFMRENLPEEKDEHLYALDKLVRSKIGLLAKNVLPWHKLLENDSFRKQIYDIKETSYNEEVGLKAIIVQAS, from the exons atggCAGTTATAGAAGATATCCTAAAAGTTCAAGgctgtataaatatatttggttACGGTTCTTTAATATGGAATCCAGATGTTGATTATGACTGCTCGTATCTTGGCTACATTAGTGGTTACGAAAGAAGGTTTTGGCAAGGAAGCACATATCATAGAGGGACATTAGAACAACCAGGTCGGGTGCTTACCATGACCAAAGTAAATGAG ggcCGTTGTTGGGGCAGAGTTTTTGTGATAAAAGGCGCTGATAAAGTTCGAAAAGCGTTGGATTCTCTGCAAACGCGTGAGCAACAATTAGGTCATTACGATATAAGAATTGTGCCGGTACATATATTAGAAACTAACGACATTTTATACTCAGTCGTATATTATGCAACGCCTGAAAATCCTTTGTTTCTTGGCGAATCTTCTTTAGATGAAATAGCTGAAAATATTGTACAGTCTTGCGGTGTTTTTGGCCACAATATTGAATATTTGTTTCGACTTACAGACTTTATGCGCGAAAATTTACCAGAAGAAAAAGATGAGCATCTTTATGCTCTAGACAAGCTTGTTCGCTCAAAAATCGGTTTGCTTGCAAAAAACGTCTTGCCATGGCATAAGCTTTTAGAGAACGATAGttttagaaaacaaatttaCGATATAAAAGAAACAAGTTACAACGAAGAAGTTGGTTTAAAAGCAATTATTGTTCAAGcatcataa